From the genome of Thermus albus:
GGGCCAGCGCCCTGGCGGGAAACCCCTATCCCGTAGACCGGGCGCGGCTGGCGGCCCTTTTGGGTTTCGCCGGACCCGTGGAGAACACCTTGGACGCCGTGGCCTCGGGGGATTATGCCTTGGAGCTGGCCGCGGCCTTGGGGGGAATGGGGGCTAGCCTTTCCCGATTCCTTACCGACCTCCTTTTCTGGGCGGAGCGGGGGGCCTTTGTGGTGGGGGAGGGGCTTTCCCAGGGTTCCAGCTTTATGCCGCAGAAGCGGAATCCTGTGGTGCTGGAGCACGCCCGCATCTATGCGGGCCACCTTCTGGGGGGGGTGGGTACGTTGGCCTTCCTGAACCATAACACCCCGTTCACCGACCTCAACGATCATTCCACCGGGGTATTGGAGCCCTTGGCGGGACTTTTGGAAAGCGCTGAGGCGGTCTTGGAGCTGACCCGGGTGGCCCTTCAGGAAAGCCAGTTTGAGCCTTCCCTTCTACTGGAGGAGCTTTCCCCGGAGGTCTTGGCCTCGGAGGCGGTGGACCTTTTGGTGCGCAAGGGGGTTCCTCTGGCCGAGGCCTACCGGCGGGTGCAGGGAGCTTTGCCTGGGGTTCGCCCCGAGCTTTTGGGGGTGGAAAGGGAGGAGCTCATCGCCTGGATGTGCCTGGAAGGTTTTTTTGCCCGCAGGGAGGTCCTGGGGGGGGTAGGGCCCCAGGCGAGAAGGGGGGCTTTGGCCCAGGCCAAGAAACGGCTCCGGGAGGATCGGAAACTTTTATCCGCCCTGCGGGCTAGGGTGCGCTTGGCCCGGCGCGGGTTGGCCCAGGGGTTTGAGCACCTCCAGGCGCAGGAAAGCCAGGAGGCTGCGGAAGAGGAGGGGGAGGAAGAAGGCCAGAAGCACCGCGAATAGGCTATAGGCTAGGGTGTGGAGGACGGGGCTTTTGAGGCCTTGTGCCAGGGCCTGGGTGGCCAGGGTAAAGGCAGCGGTGGGAAAGACCATGGCCCAGAGGCCGGGTTGGAAGCGGAGGCGTATCCGGTGTAGGAGGAGGTTTTCCACAAGTAGGGCTGAGACCAGGACGAACCACCAGCCGCCTAAGCCCCAAAGGGCGGTGCCGAGGAGGTAGACCCCCTCGAGGCCTCCCCCGTAAAGACCAGCGGCCCGGGCGCCCTTTAGGAGGGAAAGGGGGGCCAGGATGCCCACCCCTACCGGGGCCAGCCCCACGAAGAGGCTGGGCACCAACCCCGGGGCGGGGCGCTCATGGGCGTAGAGACGGGCAAACAGCGTCGCCCCCACCCAAAGGAAGAGGACGAGGCCAAGGCCGAGGAGCATGAGCATCATGTAGAAGGCCTCCCGGGCCCAAGGCCCCAGAAGGGGGAGAAGAGGGCCGCCTGCCAAGGGGACCACGATGGCGGAGACCGGGGGGATGAACCAGGCGCCGTTGGCCGCCTCAAAGGGAAGGCGCATCCGGGTAAAGACCAAGTATCCCACGAGGAGGCTGAGGATCACCACCAAAGGGGCTCCCACCCCAAAGAGGAAAAGGGCCACCCCCTCCCATCCTGCCACCTCGTGGCTGGCTAGGCCTAGCAGCAAAAAGGCCAGGGGGAAGGTGGCGTAGAGCTGGGAGAGGAGGGGGTGGTGGAGCTCCTCCCAGGCCTTTGCGGGATAACGGAGGAGCTTCATCCCAAACATGGCCAGGCTTACCAGAAAGAGGAGGCCCATCAACCCATATACAAAGAGGGCTGGGGCCTCGAGGCGGAAGCGGTGGAGGGCCAAGGCTACCCCACTCCCTCCCATGATCATGGCAAACCAAGCGGGGTGGAAGAATCGGACGCTCATGCCCCCATGATGGGATAGGGTAGGGGGGTATGTCAACGGTTCCGGAAATGTTCCACGGTCAACCGGATGCCCTCGGAGAAACTCACCTCGGGCCGCCAGCCATGGGCCATGAGCTTGTGGGGGGAGAGGACGCTCCGCTCCAGGTCCCCTGGGCGCGGGGGGGCAGGGTTGACCTGGGGGGTCCGCCCGGCGGCCTGGGCCACGGCCTTTAAGACCTCCATGGTGGTGTGCCCTTCCCCGGTCCCCACGTTGTAGACCCCTTCCAGGCCCTTTAGGGCCAGGTTGTGGGCCCGCACCACGTCCCCCACGTAGATGTAGTCCCGCACGCATCCCTCGTCCCCCGGGGTCTTCCGGGCGTAGAGGGTTACCGGCTCCCCTTTGAGCACCCTTTCCGAGAAGATGGCCACCACCCCAGCCTCCCCGTGGGGGTCTTGCCGGGGGCCATAGACGTTGGCGTAGCGCAGGGAGACCCACTTGAGCCCGTAGTTCTGCCCGTAGGCGGAAAGGTAGTGCTCAAAGCCCGCCTTGCTGGCGGCATAGGGGCTTTTGGGTTTGGGGGGCCAGGTTTCCTCGGCCTCTTCCCCCTCCGGCACCTCCCCGTAGATGGCCCCGCCCGTGGAGGCGAAGAGGATTTTTTCTGCCCCCCACTTCCTCATGGCCTCCAGGAGGTTCAGGCCCCCTAGGAGGTTCACCTCAAAGTCCAGAAGCGGGTTGTCCACGCTCACCTTCACCGAGGCCTGGGCCGCTTGGTGGGAAACGTGGGTGGGGCGGAACTCCCGGAAGACCCGTTCCAGGCCTTCGCGGTCCCGCAGGTCCACCTTGTAGAAGTAGACCCCTTTGGGCACATTTTCCCGCTTACCCGTGGAGAGATTGTCCAGGACGGCCAGCTCTATACCTTCCTGCAAAAG
Proteins encoded in this window:
- a CDS encoding lyase family protein codes for the protein MRWHAVYRRFVLGRHYRFAREALVPHFFDALTAYALELSRLGIPKAGEAVAALRELRTLPLPSFTGEVEDVFFSIYAQLSEHWGEEVAGAIRRGLSRNDLDLTVFRAYLRDRVVALLGDFLRLREMVLQVAQSHAGVPLVLRTHHQPAQPSTLDHYLLGIAALLERDFRRLRRALDTLDRSPLGASALAGNPYPVDRARLAALLGFAGPVENTLDAVASGDYALELAAALGGMGASLSRFLTDLLFWAERGAFVVGEGLSQGSSFMPQKRNPVVLEHARIYAGHLLGGVGTLAFLNHNTPFTDLNDHSTGVLEPLAGLLESAEAVLELTRVALQESQFEPSLLLEELSPEVLASEAVDLLVRKGVPLAEAYRRVQGALPGVRPELLGVEREELIAWMCLEGFFARREVLGGVGPQARRGALAQAKKRLREDRKLLSALRARVRLARRGLAQGFEHLQAQESQEAAEEEGEEEGQKHRE
- a CDS encoding NAD-dependent epimerase/dehydratase family protein, which encodes MRVLVTGGAGFIGSHIVENLLQEGIELAVLDNLSTGKRENVPKGVYFYKVDLRDREGLERVFREFRPTHVSHQAAQASVKVSVDNPLLDFEVNLLGGLNLLEAMRKWGAEKILFASTGGAIYGEVPEGEEAEETWPPKPKSPYAASKAGFEHYLSAYGQNYGLKWVSLRYANVYGPRQDPHGEAGVVAIFSERVLKGEPVTLYARKTPGDEGCVRDYIYVGDVVRAHNLALKGLEGVYNVGTGEGHTTMEVLKAVAQAAGRTPQVNPAPPRPGDLERSVLSPHKLMAHGWRPEVSFSEGIRLTVEHFRNR